Proteins from one Aquila chrysaetos chrysaetos chromosome 5, bAquChr1.4, whole genome shotgun sequence genomic window:
- the SLC16A3 gene encoding monocarboxylate transporter 4, protein MGAVVADDGPSGVKAPDGGWGWAVLFGCFIITGFSYAFPKAVSVFFKELIREFGIGYSDTAWISSILLAMLYGTGPLCSVCVNRFGCRPVMLVGGLFASMGMVIASFCTSIVQIYLTAGVITGLGLALNFQPSLIMLNRYFDKRRPLANGLSAAGSPVFLCALSPLGQILQHEYGWRGGFLILGGMLLNCCVCGALMRPLEPPKKSEATKEPAEKKVKKKLLDFSVFKDGGFVIYTLAASIMVLGLFVPPVFVVSYAKDLGYQDTKAAFLLTILGFIDIFARPICGMVAGLKWVRPRCVYLFSFAMIFNGFTDLMGSMSIDYGGLVVFCIFFGISYGMVGALQFEVLMAIVGTQKFSSAIGLVLLAEAMAVLIGPPSAGKLLDATGRYMFVFIIAGIEVTTSALVLALGNFFCIKKKSEEPHTKEEAAEREELNKSEDKTPEDAKVDSIEVEQFLKDEPEKNGEVVTNPETCV, encoded by the exons ATGGGAGCTGTAGTAGCTGATGATGGTCCATCTGGTGTTAAAGCCCCTGAcggaggctggggctgggctgtcCTTTTTGGCTGTTTTATCATCACAGGATTCTCCTATGCCTTTCCTAAGGCAGTTAGTGTCTTCTTTAAAGAACTCATCCGGGAATTTGGCATTGGATATAGTGACACTGCATGGATTTCCTCCATTCTGTTGGCCATGCTTTATGGAACAG GTCCACTCTGTAGTGTATGTGTCAATCGCTTTGGCTGTCGCCCTGTCATGCTGGTGGGTGGCCTTTTTGCCTCAATGGGGATGGTGATAGCCTCCTTCTGCACGAGCATCGTTCAGATCTATCTAACTGCAGGTGTGATTACTG GTTTGGGTCTGGCACTAAACTTTCAGCCTTCGCTCATCATGTTAAACCGCTACTTTGACAAACGCCGGCCCTTAGCCAATGGACTATCAGCTGCTGGGAGTCCAGTGTTTCTTTGTGCTCTCTCACCATTGGGGCAGATACTACAACATGAGTATGGTTGGAGAGGAGGATTCCTTATACTGGGTGGGATGCTGCTCAACTGCTGTGTATGTGGAGCATTAATGAGACCTTTGGAGCCACCCAAAAAGTCTGAAGCCACCAAAGAACCAGCtgagaagaaagtgaagaaaaaacttCTGGATTTCAGTGTGTTTAAAGATGGTGGTTTTGTAATCTACACGCTAGCAGCATCTATCATGGTGCTTGGCCTCTTTGTTCCCCCAGTTTTTGTTGTGAGTTATGCCAAAGATTTAGGGTATCAAGACaccaaagcagcttttcttctgactATTCTGGGATTCATTGATATCTTTGCTCGGCCTATTTGTGGAATGGTAGCTGGTCTTAAATGGGTTAGACCACGCTGTGTCTACCTCTTCAGTTTTGCTATGATTTTCAATGGCTTTACAGATCTCATGGGTTCTATGTCTATTGATTATGGTGGCCTGGTggtcttttgcattttctttggcatttctTATGGAATGGTAGGTGCTCTTCAGTTTGAAGTTCTCATGGCTATTGTTGGTACTCAGAAGTTTTCCAGTGCTATCGGTTTAGTGCTCCTGGCAGAAGCTATGGCTGTTCTAATTGGTCCACCATCAGCGG gaaaactcTTGGATGCAACAGGGAGGTACATGTTTGTGTTTATTATTGCTGGAATTGAAGTTACCACCTCAGCACTCGTATTAGCCTTGGgaaatttcttctgcattaagaaaaaatcagaagaacCACATACaaaagaagaagcagcagaaagagaggaATTAAACAAATCTGAAGACAAAACTCCTGAAGATGCCAAGGTGGACTCTATTGAAGTGGAGCAGTTTCTGAAAGATGAGCCTGAAAAAAATGGCGAAGTTGTAACTAACCCAGAAACATGTGTGTGA